Proteins co-encoded in one Actinobacillus succinogenes 130Z genomic window:
- the modA gene encoding molybdate ABC transporter substrate-binding protein produces the protein MQSKLKGKLKNLTLLIGCSLFVMSAEAKVTVFAAASMTNALQEVADGYKKANPQEEIVFSFASSSVLARQINEGAPADIFVSADQKWMDFLVQKQAIEPQTRTNLVANRLVMIAPADSKLTTVNLTDKQWQQALKDSYLAVGDPDHVPAGLYAKAAFTYLNQWDDVNKKLARADNVRKALLLVEKGESPLGVVYATDAAASQKVKIVATFPAQSHPPVEYPTAMVKGHDNAESRAFFQYMTSPESKAVWEKYGFKAE, from the coding sequence ATGCAGTCAAAACTGAAAGGTAAGTTAAAAAATCTTACTTTGTTAATCGGTTGTTCTTTATTTGTCATGAGTGCGGAAGCTAAAGTTACGGTATTTGCCGCCGCATCCATGACAAATGCCTTACAGGAAGTGGCGGATGGGTATAAAAAAGCGAATCCGCAGGAAGAAATCGTGTTTTCTTTCGCATCCTCTTCCGTCTTGGCGCGTCAAATTAACGAGGGGGCGCCGGCGGATATTTTTGTCTCGGCGGATCAAAAATGGATGGATTTTCTGGTACAGAAACAGGCGATTGAGCCGCAAACCCGTACTAATCTGGTCGCTAACCGTTTAGTGATGATTGCGCCCGCAGACAGCAAGCTGACGACTGTCAATTTAACCGATAAACAATGGCAGCAGGCATTGAAAGATTCATATTTAGCGGTAGGCGATCCCGATCATGTGCCGGCGGGACTATATGCCAAAGCGGCATTCACTTATTTAAATCAATGGGATGACGTTAATAAAAAATTAGCCCGGGCGGATAACGTACGCAAGGCGTTGTTATTGGTGGAAAAAGGAGAAAGTCCGTTAGGTGTAGTGTATGCCACCGATGCAGCAGCCAGTCAAAAAGTGAAAATCGTTGCGACGTTTCCTGCGCAATCTCACCCGCCGGTGGAATATCCGACGGCGATGGTGAAAGGGCATGATAATGCGGAAAGTCGGGCTTTTTTCCAATATATGACATCGCCGGAATCCAAAGCTGTTTGGGAAAAATACGGTTTTAAGGCGGAATAA
- a CDS encoding TOBE domain-containing protein: MLNTEILLTIKLQQQLFVDPKRIRLLKEIRQCGSINQAAKNARVSYKSAWDHLAAMNEISPKPLLERNTGGRHGGGTNLTAYAERLLQLYDLLEKTQKKAFTVLQDETVPLDSLLSAFAKFSLQSSARNQFTGRVISLQTSDLHCLADIQIEGIQQPISVSITAKSAVRLQLALHKEVMLMIKAPWIQLSAVTPQNTPANLLAGTITSVQNIGNENEILLTVGETEWATTVKNNRYRVGDKIWMTIAPEQIILATL, encoded by the coding sequence ATGCTCAATACGGAAATTCTTCTTACCATCAAATTGCAGCAACAACTTTTTGTGGACCCCAAAAGAATTCGCCTGCTGAAGGAAATTCGACAATGCGGTTCCATTAACCAAGCTGCAAAAAACGCCCGTGTAAGTTACAAAAGTGCATGGGATCATTTAGCGGCAATGAATGAAATCAGCCCGAAACCGCTGTTGGAGCGCAACACCGGCGGTCGTCACGGCGGCGGCACCAATTTAACCGCTTACGCCGAACGATTACTGCAGCTTTATGATTTACTGGAAAAAACGCAGAAAAAAGCATTTACCGTTCTGCAAGACGAAACCGTTCCGCTGGACAGCCTGTTGTCAGCCTTCGCCAAATTTTCCCTGCAAAGCAGTGCCCGCAATCAATTTACAGGACGTGTAATATCTCTGCAAACGAGCGATTTACATTGTCTGGCGGACATTCAAATAGAAGGAATCCAGCAGCCGATTTCGGTTTCTATTACCGCTAAAAGTGCGGTTCGTTTACAACTCGCTTTACACAAAGAAGTGATGCTGATGATTAAAGCGCCTTGGATTCAGCTATCGGCGGTTACGCCGCAAAATACTCCTGCAAATCTGCTGGCCGGCACTATTACATCCGTACAAAATATCGGTAACGAAAACGAAATTCTGTTAACCGTCGGTGAAACGGAATGGGCGACTACGGTAAAAAATAATCGTTACCGCGTGGGCGATAAAATATGGATGACGATCGCCCCCGAACAAATTATTCTGGCGACACTTTAA